AACAGCGGGTCATGAACGGACAGGATCTCGATCTCTCCGAACAGTTCAAGGAATACCTGTTTGTGCAACGTCGCCTTTCCCGGGCGACGGTTGCCGTATATCTGCCGGTGATCACCTCGTTTTTGTCGTTTCTTGAGGATCAACACCTTTGTGTGGAAACGGTATCGTTGGATGACATCCAGCGTTATTTGATCACCCGACGCGAGGCGACCGGCGATGGGGGACGCACCATGGGCAAGTATCTTTCCGCCCTTCGGACGTTCTTCTCGTTCCTCGTCCAGGAACGGATCCGTGAGGATAATGTGGCGCGCCGGATCAAGGCGCCCAAAACGGCGCCCCCGCTTCCCACCGCGGTGACGGTGGACGACGTGGACACCCTGCTTGGGGTGATTCCGACGGACGATGACCTGGGTTACCGGGACCGGACGATGTTCGAGTTGATCTACAGTTGCGGGCTTCGGGTCAGCGAGGCGACGGGGCTTCTGGTCGGCAGCATCGACAACGGAAGCATCCGGGTGCTGGGCAAGCGAAGCAAAATGCGCCTGATCCCCCTGGGGGATGTGGCCCGTTCCTACCTGGATACATACCTTTCCCAGGTACGGCCCCGCCTGGTGCGGACGCGCCCGTTTGAGAAGCGCCTGTTCGTCGGAAAAGACGGCAGGCCGCTGACCCGTCAGGCGGTGGCCAAACGGTTTGACCAGTACCGGGACCAGGCCGGGATGCCCACCGTCCACATCCATACGCTTCGCCACAGTTTCGCCACCCATCTTCTGGAAGGTGGGGCGGACCTGAGGAGCGTGCAGACCCTGCTCGGCCACAGTGACATCAAGACGACGCAGATTTACACCCATGTCAGCACCAAGGACATGCGGGATGCCTATGATGCGTTCCACAAGGAGGAGAAGGATGATTGATCTTCACATCCTGTGGGCGCTCTGCCCGCTGGTATTCCTTGCCGGGGTGATCGACTCCATCGCCGGTGGCGGTGGGCTGGTCAGCCTGACGGCCTACGCTGCCTTCGGGCTCCCGCCGACGATGGCGCTGGGAAACAACAAGTTCTCCTCCACCTGCGGCACGACGATCGCGACGATCCGGTACGCGAAGAACAAGGACATCGACTGGTCGGTGGCGGTGGTGGCGTTCGTCTGTTCCATCTGCGGCTCGCTTCTTGGCAGCCGCCTCGCCTTGATCTTGGATGGTGTCTACCTGCAGTACCTGCTGTTGTTCCTCGTTCCGGTCATCGCCGTGCTGACGTTGGTCAAACCGGATTTTGGCAAGGCGAAGGAGTGCAGGCACAAACTGTTGGTCAGCGCCATCACAGGGCTTGTCGTTGGTTGCTATGATGGTTTCTTCGGTCCGGGAACCGGGATGTTCCTCACTTGGATATTTTCCGCCGTGGTGGGGCTGGAGCTGCTCAAGGCGGTGGGGACGACCAAGGTGGTCAATCTGTCCAGCAACATCGCCGCTCTGGTGACGTTCGCAATAAGCGGCAACATCGACTACCGCATCGGAATTCCCTGCGCGCTCTCTTCCATCGCCGGAGGATACATCGGCAGCGGGCTTGCCGTCCGCAACGGTGCCAAGGTGATCAAGCCGATGCTGGTCGTCGTCCTGGCGCTCTTGTTGGTAAAAGTGGTGGTCAATCTGTTCGTTTCCTGAAGCAAACACACGAATTGCGTGGTAGATCCGGCATGGAGTGGGAAATGGCATGCGCGTTTGTCGCCGATCCTTCGCCCAACCGGACGAAGACGACCCGTCTTCTCCATGGCGGGTCGTTTGCGTTCACTCCGCGTGCCCGGGAGATGTCCCGGATGCTCGGTGAACGGTCCCTTGCCATCTGCGCCATTGGGGATGACTCCTATCCCGTTTCGTTACGGGATCTTCCTGATCCTCCTGCCTTCCTGCTGGTCCATGGCGCGCCAATCCCTCCGGCTCCCATCATTTCCATCGCCGCTCCGTTGTACGGGACGGCGACGTCGTGGCGGGATGGAGTCTCGTTGGTACGTCTCTTCTCCGGCCATGGCTTTGCCGTCGCCATGGGGGATGTCTCCGTGATGGAGCGGAATCTGGCGAAAGCCGTGCTGGATTCTGGTGGCCGGGCGATCATCGTGACGGACAATCTGGACAAAGAAGGTTGGGATCCCCGGCTTTGTGTGCTCAGCCCGTTTCTGCCTGGCTCCTCCTGTCCTTCGGATTTCCATCATTCCCTGTGGAACATCGTGACGGGATTGTCCCAATTGACGGTGTTGATCCCGCCACCTACCGGAACGGTCATGTCCCGTTTCGCCTCCGAGGCGCTGGACATCGGCCGGGATGTGTTCCTGCTGGGGGGAAGCGGACCGTGGTATGAAGGTGGATGGGATCTGTACCAGTCCGGCTGTCCCGTCTTTCCCCTGGGATGAAAGCTGTGGTACGATACAGGCATGGATATGGATCTGGTGGAGGAATTTCTCATCTATCTGAAGGATCTCCGCTCGTACAGCGCCCACACCGTCACGGCGTACGGGACGGATATCCGCGAGTTCGGGACGTTTTGCGCCTCCCTCAATCTGGACTATCCTGAGGTGGCGGTGCAGGATGCCCGGATGTACATCGGATCGCTGCGCTCCAGCGGAGAGCACAGCGAAGCGTCCATCAACCGGGCGCTGTCAGCGCTCCGGACGTTCTACGCCTATCTGTGGGACCGAAAGATTGTCACAAAGAACCCGTTTTCCGATATCGCCGTCCATGCGAGCAGGGATCATCTTCCCTCGGTGCTTACCCCCGAGGAAGTGCACCAGCTCCTTTCCTTGCCCCACGATGATTTCCCCTCCAGCCGGGACCATCTGCTGTTCCTGTTTTTGTTTGATACGGGATGCCGTATCAGCGAGGCGCTTTCCGTCACCGAAGAGATGCTTGAGATGGACGCGCGCCGCATCCGCATCATCGGAAAAGGGGGCAAGACGCGGTATGTGTTCTTCACTGAAACGACCAAGAACGCCATTGCGGAGTATCTGCCCCGGAAACGGGAACTGCAACAGGAAAAAGGGGTGAGTGATCCCCAGGAGCTTTCCCTGTTGTTTGTCTCCAATAAAGGGAAACGCTTGCCGATGAGTACGGTTCATACTATGTTTGATACGTATCGGTTGCGGTTGGGTTGGCAGAAGGCATTCACTCCGCATGTGCTCCGTCACAGTTTCGCGACGGATCTTCTGGAAGAGGGCGCGGATATCCGTACCGTCCAGGAGATGTTGGGACATGCGAGCATTTCGACGACGCAGATTTACACCCACGTGACCCAACAGCGACTTTTGAAGGTGGTGAAGGATTGCCACCCTCATGGAAGGAAGTGAACGAATGGAACAACTCAAAGGAACGACCATCATCGCCGTACGACGCGGCGGAACCGTCGCCATCGCCGGTGACGGACAGGTGACCCAGGGAAACACTGTTGTGCTGAAGGGGAATGCCCACAAGGTGCGCCGGCTGTACAACGGAAAGATCATCATCGGGTTCGCCGGGGGGACGGCGGACGCATTCACCCTCAGCGAACTGTTCGAACAGAAACTCAAGCAGTTCTCCGGGGACATCACCCGGGCTGCGGTGGATCTGGCCAAACAGTGGCGGACGGACAAACAGATGCGCCAGATGGAAGCGATGATGCTGGCCACCGACGGCGACAAGATCTTTCTGATTGATGGAGTCGGGGATGTGATCGACCCGGAAGGGGATGCCATCGGCATCGGTAGTGGCGGGGAATACGCCTATGCCGCGGCGCTTGCCTATCTGGACTCCTCCAAAGAGATGACCGCCGCCCAGATCGCCCGCAAGAGCATCGAGATCGCCAGCCAGATCTGCATCTTCACCAACACCAACATCATTGTGGAGGAACAGAACGCATCATGAACGCATTGCCAGGAATCAAAACACTCGACGAAATGAAGCCCCGCGAAATCGTCGCGGAGCTGGACAAATACATCATCGGCCAGGATGAGGCCAAGCGCACCATCGCCGTGGCCATCCGTAACCGCACCCGACGAAAGCGCCTTCCCCCGGAGATCCGGGATGAGGTGTCGCCGAAGAACATCATTCTGATCGGTCCCACCGGGGTGGGCAAGACGGAGATCGCGCGCAGGATCGCAAAGTTGTCCAATGCACCGTTCATCAAGGTGGAGGCGACCAAGTACACCGAGGTTGGCTATGTCGGTCGCGATGTCGAGTCGATCATCCGGGATCTGATGGGCATCGCCGTCAACCAGGTGAAGCAGGAGCTGGCGTGCAACGTCAGCGATGTGGTGAAACAACGGGTGGAGGATCGTCTGCTGGACCTGCTGGTCAGCCCGATGCCTGCTGCTCCCAAGCCGGATGGTTCGTTCACCCAGTACGTGGACACCACACGGGAACAGTTCCGCCAGATGCTTCGCGACGGAAAGCTGGAGGACAAGGAAGTGGAGATGGCCGTCCCCAACAAACCGCAGATGGGCATTGAGATGTTCGGCTCCGGCAATGGGGATGACATCCGCAACGCCATGGAAAGCCTCAGCTCGATGTTCGGCGGCGCTGGGGCGAAGAAACGGAAGATGACGGTCCACCGAGCCCGGGAGATCATCCAGGA
The window above is part of the Sphaerochaeta sp. genome. Proteins encoded here:
- a CDS encoding tyrosine-type recombinase/integrase; amino-acid sequence: MNGQDLDLSEQFKEYLFVQRRLSRATVAVYLPVITSFLSFLEDQHLCVETVSLDDIQRYLITRREATGDGGRTMGKYLSALRTFFSFLVQERIREDNVARRIKAPKTAPPLPTAVTVDDVDTLLGVIPTDDDLGYRDRTMFELIYSCGLRVSEATGLLVGSIDNGSIRVLGKRSKMRLIPLGDVARSYLDTYLSQVRPRLVRTRPFEKRLFVGKDGRPLTRQAVAKRFDQYRDQAGMPTVHIHTLRHSFATHLLEGGADLRSVQTLLGHSDIKTTQIYTHVSTKDMRDAYDAFHKEEKDD
- a CDS encoding TSUP family transporter, which encodes MIDLHILWALCPLVFLAGVIDSIAGGGGLVSLTAYAAFGLPPTMALGNNKFSSTCGTTIATIRYAKNKDIDWSVAVVAFVCSICGSLLGSRLALILDGVYLQYLLLFLVPVIAVLTLVKPDFGKAKECRHKLLVSAITGLVVGCYDGFFGPGTGMFLTWIFSAVVGLELLKAVGTTKVVNLSSNIAALVTFAISGNIDYRIGIPCALSSIAGGYIGSGLAVRNGAKVIKPMLVVVLALLLVKVVVNLFVS
- a CDS encoding DNA-protecting protein DprA, which codes for MACAFVADPSPNRTKTTRLLHGGSFAFTPRAREMSRMLGERSLAICAIGDDSYPVSLRDLPDPPAFLLVHGAPIPPAPIISIAAPLYGTATSWRDGVSLVRLFSGHGFAVAMGDVSVMERNLAKAVLDSGGRAIIVTDNLDKEGWDPRLCVLSPFLPGSSCPSDFHHSLWNIVTGLSQLTVLIPPPTGTVMSRFASEALDIGRDVFLLGGSGPWYEGGWDLYQSGCPVFPLG
- a CDS encoding tyrosine-type recombinase/integrase, with the protein product MDLVEEFLIYLKDLRSYSAHTVTAYGTDIREFGTFCASLNLDYPEVAVQDARMYIGSLRSSGEHSEASINRALSALRTFYAYLWDRKIVTKNPFSDIAVHASRDHLPSVLTPEEVHQLLSLPHDDFPSSRDHLLFLFLFDTGCRISEALSVTEEMLEMDARRIRIIGKGGKTRYVFFTETTKNAIAEYLPRKRELQQEKGVSDPQELSLLFVSNKGKRLPMSTVHTMFDTYRLRLGWQKAFTPHVLRHSFATDLLEEGADIRTVQEMLGHASISTTQIYTHVTQQRLLKVVKDCHPHGRK
- the hslV gene encoding ATP-dependent protease subunit HslV translates to MEQLKGTTIIAVRRGGTVAIAGDGQVTQGNTVVLKGNAHKVRRLYNGKIIIGFAGGTADAFTLSELFEQKLKQFSGDITRAAVDLAKQWRTDKQMRQMEAMMLATDGDKIFLIDGVGDVIDPEGDAIGIGSGGEYAYAAALAYLDSSKEMTAAQIARKSIEIASQICIFTNTNIIVEEQNAS
- the hslU gene encoding ATP-dependent protease ATPase subunit HslU, with translation MKPREIVAELDKYIIGQDEAKRTIAVAIRNRTRRKRLPPEIRDEVSPKNIILIGPTGVGKTEIARRIAKLSNAPFIKVEATKYTEVGYVGRDVESIIRDLMGIAVNQVKQELACNVSDVVKQRVEDRLLDLLVSPMPAAPKPDGSFTQYVDTTREQFRQMLRDGKLEDKEVEMAVPNKPQMGIEMFGSGNGDDIRNAMESLSSMFGGAGAKKRKMTVHRAREIIQEQEVEKSVDPDKAVDIAKDRVEQMGIVFIDEIDKIANAGPTGGNLDVSREGVQRDILPIVEGTKVSTKWGVVDTTHILFIASGAFHVSKPSDLIPELQGRFPLRVELNELKENDFFRILTEPENAITKQYQQLMKTEGVDLQFTDEALHRISQIAFQMNTTNDNIGARRLFTIMEKLLEDLSFHADELDGETVSIGKQYVDDHLKGILEDQDLSRYIL